CTCTATGAAGACATCTTTCCGAAATATCGTGGCTGTGGTGATTGCCGGCATTTGGATCAACGCATCCGAATTTTTCCGCAACGAAATCCTGCTCAAAACCCATTGGATCAACCACTATGAATCGCTGGGGTTGATCTACCCATCCGCGCCCCAAAACGGGATCGTGTGGGTCGTTTGGGGCTTTTTGTTCGCCATCGCCATCTACCTGCTCTCCCGCCGATTCAATCTCTGGCAAACAACCCTCATCAGTTGGTTCATGGGCTTTGCCTTGATGTGGATCGTCACCTGGAACCTGGGCGTCCTTCCGCCTGGCATTCTCATTTATGCCATTCCCCTCAGCCTGTTGGAAGCCTTTCTTGGCGCTTACATCTGCATCAAAATGAGCAGGGATAGCGTCGCCAAGAGTTGAAATGACGCGCCTCGCCGATGATGAAAATGCCGGCATTCATCCACCCAGACAAGCGCGATCAAAGGTTGCACGGCAACCTATGTGAGGGGTCAAAGTGAACGAAGCGTTTTCCCAATGAGTGTGTTTCAAATGGGTTGCTCAGGCTGCGCGCGCCGTAGGACAATTTGCCTAAATTGTCCCTTCATGGCGGAGGACAATTCAGCGAATTGTCCTACAGCAAGCAACAGTCAACTAAAATGAAACACACCCATTGACAACAGGCATTCACAGGAAAAAGGAGCAAAGCATGGAACTCGGCGCATTTTCAATTAGCCTGGCGGTGAAGGACATCAAGGCTTCGCAGGCGTTCTACGAACAACTTGGCTTCCAGGCCGTCATGGGAGACGCCTCCCAAAACTGGCTCATTCTCAAAAATGGCACACACGTCATCGGCCTGTTCCAGGGGATGTTTGAAAAGAACATCCTCACCTTCAACCCCGGTTGGGACAGCAACGCGCAAAAATTGGACAGCTTCACCGATGTGCGCGAGCTGCAGCGTCAACTGAAAGCGCAAGGCGTAGCATTAGTCAGCGAAGCAGACGAAACCACCACCGGCCCCGCCCACATCACGTTACTCGACCCCGACGGCAACCCTATCCTCATCGATCAGCACGTTTAACCAGGCGCTCACATTGACTTGATGGTACTGTTATGACAAATTATGAATTAGTCGTGGGGTTGGAAGTCCACGCCGAACTGCTGACGGAATCGAAAATGTTTTGCGGCTGCCGCGTCGTGGACAGCGTCACGGCGCAGCCGAACAGCGCCGTTTGCCCCGTTTGCCTGGGGATGCCGGGGATGCTGCCGGTGATCAACCGGCGGGCGGTGGATTTTGCCCTGCGTGTGGCCCTGGCGCTGCACTGTACCATTCACGAACATAACATTTTTGCGCGCAAGAATTACTTTTACCCGGACTTGCCCAAGGGGTATCAAATCAGCCAGTACGAGCTGCCACTGGCGACGGACGGCTGGCTAGACATCACGCTGGAGTCGGGAGAGACGCGGCGCATTGGCGTCCGCCGCGTCCACATGGAGGAGGATACGGGCAAAAATACACACCTCTCCGATGGCTCCTCCCTGGTGGATTACAACCGCTCCGGCGTGCCGTTGTTGGAGATTGTGTCGGAACCGGATTTACGCACACCGGAGGAGGTGTATGCCTATGGCGTAAAGCTGCGGCAGGTGCTGCGCTACCTGGGGGTGAATTCGGGCGACATGGAGAAGGGGGTGCTGCGCGTGGAGCCAAACATCAGTGTACGCCCGGTGGGGTCCACGGACTTCGGCACGCGCACGGAGGTGAAGAACCTGAACAGTTTCCGCGCCCTGGCGGGCGCGACGGCGTTTGAGTTCGCGCGGCAGGTGGCGGCGCTGGAGGCGGGGGAGTCTGTCGTGCAGGAAACGCGCGGCTGGGACGAGGGGCGGCGGGTGACTTTCTCGCAGCGGGTGAAGGAGGCGGCGGAGGATTATCGCTACTTTCCGGAACCGGATTTGCCGGCACTTTCCATCCCCCCTATCTGGATCGAACAGGCCCGCGCCGCCCTGCCCGAACTCCCCGACGCCCGCATCACCCGCTATCGCCACAATTTTGGCCTCTCCGCCTACGACGCCCACATCCTCACCGACGAGCGCGCCGTCTCCGACTGGTTTGACGCCGCCATCGCCACCGGCGGCGACCCGCGCCAGGTCGCCAACTGGATGATCAACAGCCTGTTCAGCCTCATGAACGAACACAAACAGGAAATTGACCGGATTCGCGTGACACCGGCGGGTTTGGTAGAACTAATCAGCCTGGTGGAAGCTGAGACGATTAACCAGAACACGGGCAAGGAGGTGCTGGCGGAAATGTTCCGCGGCGGCGAGCCGGCGCCGGCCATCGTCGCCGCCCGCGGTCTGGCGCAAATCTCCGACGCCGACGCCCTGGCGCCAATCGTGAGCCAGGTTTTGGCGCAAAATGAAGCACAGGTGGCCGCTTACCATGCCGGCAAAACACAACTCCGCGGCTGGTTCGTGGGGCAGGTCATGAAAGCCACGCGAGGCAAAGCCAACCCAACCCTGGTCAACAAGCTGTTGGACGAACGCCTTTGAATAAAAGGCCGGACGTAACGAAGTTAGCGAAAATGTGCGGCGCACAGCCACAGTGCGCCGCACAGCCACAGTGCGCCGCACAGCCACAGTGCGCCGCACCTCATGGAGCCAAAATCGAATTAACGCCCCCGCGTACGCAGCGGCAGCCAATCCTTTGACTGCCAGTAGCGGCGCTGAATCTCGTCCGTCTGCTGCGCCAGAGCCGTACGCGCCGCATAAAGCAGCATCCGCACCAACCCCGGCGGGTGAAACAATGTTTTACCAATCCACAGCCGTTCCGTCGGCTGTTCCCCCTCATGACGACGGAAAAACCGGTGCGCCGCCACCAGCGGATGGGCATCCCGCAACAGCCCCATGCGCCGCGCCACGGCTAACCCCAACACGGCGTGCGCCGTTTCCTCCAGCGTGGAGCCGCACACCTCGCCCCATCCGCCGTCAAACTGCTGCGCCGCCAGCAAGAAATCCAGCGCCTCACGCGCCATCTCATCATCCCAACCCGCCAGCGTGGAGACCGCATGAGCCGCCACATAAACGGGCGAGAAATGCCACTTATCCGTGTAGCCATTGTTCCGGCGCAGTTCCCGCCGCAGCCATTCCGTCACCACCAGCGCCAACTGCTTATGGTCGCGCCGGTCTAAATCCTGGCGCAGCGCGGCCAGGGCATGCAAATTGACCGTGACGGAGGGGGTGCGTTCGTCATGGTACGTGCGAAAGTGGTCGGTGCGCCAAAAGGAGAACAGCGGCTCAGGAGAAGGGTACAGCCCACCCCAACGTAGCACGGCATAGCCCATGCTGGTGTCGTCGCCATCGCTGACCATAAAAGAGCCGCTGGAAGACAGTCCGGCGGGGCGGGCGGACCAATAACGGCTCAACTGTCGCAGCAGCGTCGCCACGAACGGGGTATTGGGGTCTATGCCCGCACGCCAGAAACTATCAAGCGTCCAGGTTAGCTCAAACACCTCAATAGGCCAGCAGAAGCCGACGCCGCCACCGCCGAAGTGGACAACATGGTGCAAGAAAGCATCCGCGCGGGCGTTGTCCTTTCCATGCTGGCGCAGGGCGCGCAGATAGGCGGCGGTGGCCGCGATGGAGGTTTCCACGGAGCCAAAGCGATTGAGCAGCCGGGGATCGATGCGGGCGAGGGCATCGTCGGGCAGCATTTCCAGGTTAAACCACCAGCTTCGGGGCTTTTCGTAGTTAATTTTGAATTCACCGATGAGGCGGCGTTTCTGCTCGGCGATGCGCAGAATCGCCTGCCATTCCGGCGGGTCAAGGGCAAGGCCATGGTGGCGCAATTCGTCTACAAGACGGGGTAGGAGGAGTTCAAAACCAACTGGCTCGTGAATTTCTGCCGGCAAATCGCGGGCATAGCGATACAAAGCGGACACACCGCGCTCAATCCGTGGCGCATCGTCAGCCGCCGGCCACTGGCGCAAAGCCAGCAGGCAGGCAAGCGTGGAAATTGTGCGCTCGTGGGCGTTATAGACGCGCGGCGCGCCCCAACCACCATCCGGCAGTTGGTGGGCGCGAATAAAGGTAAGGGTTTCAGGCCATGCCGGCATTCCTGCATGCACGCGCGACGGAACCATCGCGGCCCATGCCGTACTGTACGGATCTGGAGAAACCAGTCCCCGTCTGGATTGTAACAACCGCTGGAGTTCATTATTCTGCATCACTTTCAATATCTCCCTGTTTTCAATTAAGCTCCTGAGTGGTACCCCACCCACAAATGAAGTGACTTATGCAAAAGTCGTTACCGACGATAACACGTCAGTCGTCGAAAGAGATGTGCCAGCATTCCCCGTATTTAGTTTTTAAGGCCAGATCCACAAGGAATCACGGGATACTAGCGGAAGCGTTTTCTTCTCCCGATGGCTGTGTCCTGTCTGTATTACTTCCTCCCGCACAGCCAGCCCAAACCATCTCAAGAGAATTAAGAGTAGGATAACGATAATACAAGAAAGTTGATATTAACAAGTTAATAGATCATGGTCTAATGGGGAGTACTTTTAGCCTATTCCTGCGCAAATTGGCTATTTTCGACGCAAAGTGATCCCTTTCGTCATCGTTTTTTCGCCATTCGCTGGCCTATTTTTGCCGGTCCGGCTATCATTCCCAAATGGGAGGCTACCAACATGACGCTTAATGATTCAACAACACAGACCGCGTTCCTCGCCGCGCCAATGGCGGAAGTCGCGCGGGCGGCTCCGGCGGCAATGGTTTATTCTCCAGGAGGCACACGGCGGCAGGCGGCGTTTGCCGGCATTTCCCCCTGGAGCGACGACTACTTCCGTTGGGCACGCCAGACCACCATCGGCGACTTCCATCTCATCTTCACCCACGGCGTGCGCCACCTCTTCTCCCCCACCCTCACCCCGGGCAATTTTCAAGAAGTCAATGCCCATCGACACAAGTTGCTGCAATGGGTGGACTGGGGCGTGGCGGGCGACGACGCTTTGCGTGACTATGCGCAGCACGGCTGGCGCGTGCGCCTGCTGGGCGGCGAAAGCGTGCCCGAACTGCAAGCGACAGCCGCCCGGCTGGAAGCAGAAACACGCACCAATAGCCCACATACACTCTGGTGGACGGTTGTCCCGGACCCGGAAGCCATCTGGCGCGCCCTGCTGCAAACAGCCCACGAGAGCCAGGCCACCACCCGCGCCGACCTGATCCGCGCGCATTATGGCGAGGACATTCCCCTCATCACCCTCTACCTCGCTTTTGGCAAGCCGATCTTCTCGGCCAGCATCCTGCCGCCGCTGCTGGCTGGCGAGGTGCAAGCATATTGGAGCCAGCAACCGGGCTACGGGTTGACTGCCGAACGATTCCGGGCGATTCTCTACGATTATGCTTTTTTGCGGCAAACATGGGAGCAAGACAAAACGGGGCGCGCGGAGGCAGCATTACCCTACCGCCGCGTGTGGGAGCGGCCACTCATTCTGGGTCTGGGGCAGCGGCTAGGACCCCACTGGTATCCCGCGAATATGCCTCCTGTCCCGCGTGAGTGAGCGGCGGACTGGCCGCCCACCCTGACTATTTTCCCACTCAGACAGCGCGCCGCATCACGCCTTTTTCACATAGGCGACGGTTGTTTGTGCTACCATATTTGGCATTCTCCCGCTGCCGTATGGGGTCGTTTACGGTGCGCTCATTGCGCCATCCTGTTGACTGCCAGGTGCAATATCAATGTATTGCTTCCTTCAAACTGGCTACGTTGTTATGTACCTGACTCTCTGAGCACGACCTAACCGCACTTTTTTCCCCAAGGAGTTTCCTATGCTCGACCACATCCGGGCGTTCATGGCTCCCCCAAGATTTTCCGATAGCGAAGAAGCGCGCACTGCCCGCCTGCTCAACACCGCTATATGGGCTGTGATCATCGCCACCAGTCTCACGGGCATCTCGCTAACCTTCATCGGCGTCGACTTCTCCGCCGGGACCGCGACATCGGCGATCACAGGAGGCAGCAGCATGATGCTGGTGCTCCTCATGTTCGGGCTGCGCCGCTTGCTCCATCGCGGCCATGTACGTGCGGCGAGCATCTTGCTGGCGGCCACGTTATTCACCATTATCACGTTAAACACGATCGTGTTTGGCGGCGTGCGCAATTCCGGCACCAGCGGTTTCGTGCTGGCCATCATCCTTTCCAGTCTACTGCTGAATGACCGCACCATTCTCATTATTTTCACCACAGGCAGTGTGCTGGCGACTTTCGTGGTGTATTACCTGGAATCTGTCGGCCTCATCTTCGTCCCCCTGGCCCCCACCGCCGGCCTCATTGACTGGCTTCTGTTCGCCACCATCTTTTCCCTCGTCGCCCTCCTGGTGCAATACGCCGTCAGGAACCTGAACGACGCGCTCGACCGCGCCAACCGCAGTGAGCAAGATCTGGCGGAAAGCAACCGCCGCCTGCAAGAGCTAAACCTGTCCCTGGAAGAGCGCGTCGCCGAACGCACCCGCGCCCTGGAGTTAAGCACCGTTGTTAGTCGTCGCCTCTCCACGATCCTTGATGAGGCGCGACTGATTTCCGCTATCGTTTCCGAAATTCAACGCGCCTTCAAATACTATCACGTACATATCTATCTGCTTGACGAAGCCAACGGTCGCCTCGTCATGGCTAGCGGCACCGGTGAGGCGGGCGAGCAGATGCGGCAAGCCGGACACGCGCTGCCGCTGGGGCGTGGTCTGGTGGGACGAGCCGGTCAAACCCAATCCACCGTTCTCGTTCCGAATACATCGCTCTCGGCGGAATGGCTGCCCAATCCCTTGCTGCCGGAAACAAAAGCGGAGATAGCTGTGCCTATTGCGTTGGGCGAGCGCGTGCTCGGGGTCTTGGATGTGCAGCACAATGTGATCAATGGCCTGGGCATTCAGGATACGGATCTCTTGGAGTCTATCGCCAGTCAGGCCGCTATTGCTCTGCAAAATGCCGGCACGCTCCGCGAAGCCCAACAACGCGCCGAACAAGAGGCCACCCTCAACACCATCGTGCAAAAAATCCAGTCCACAACCTCCATCAACGATGCCTTGCAAGTCACCGTGCGCGAATTAGGGCACGCCCTCGGCGCGCCCGCGGCGCAAGTGCGGCTGGCATCCGCCCAAGAGATAGGGCATCGTAATGGAGAAAGCGCCTGAGCAACCACGCCCCCCGTCAGGGGAATGAAAGGAAACAACCGATGCTTGACCGGCTCAAAGAGTTTGTCGCCCCGCCCCCTTACGAAGACGCGCGCGACCAGCGCACCGCCAACCTTCTCAACACCTTAGCCTGGGTCACGCTGCTGATGGCCTTGCTCTCCACCATCGTCGGCGTTGTTGTCGCTCGCCCCACCATCATCAATCTCTTCCTACGCACCCTGCCCATTATTCTTTGCCTCGTCGCCACTCTTTGGGCCATACGCACCTATCGCCTGCGCCTTGCCAGTTTCATTTTCGTCTATCCCCTGTGGATAGTCCTCCTCTTGCTCTCCTTCATCGGCGGTGGCATCCGTTCGCCCACCTTCAACAGCCTGGTCATTATCATCATGATCGCCAGTTTCGTCCTCGGCGGGCAATATGGCATACAGGTCACCATTCTCACCATCTTTGTTGGCGGACTGATGGTCATGGCGGAATATCAAGGATGGCTGCCGGCATCCCAATTCGCCACCCCGCCCTTCGTTTACTGGCTGGCGATTGCCGCGGGTCTCATCACCGTCACCACCCTCTTCTCTCTCTTCATCCGCAACTTTGAGCAAAGCATGGAACAGGTCCACGAATCCAATCAAAAATTGCGGCAAATACAACAGCAGCAAGAGTACCGTATTCAAGAACGCACCCGGGCGCTGCAACTGGCGGCGGACGTCAGCCGCCAGCTTTCCACCATTCTCAACCAACCCGACCTGATCGGCGCAGTTGTGCATCAGGTACAAATCGCCTTCAACTATTATCACGTACATATCTACCTGCTGGACGACGCCCAACAGAGCCTGATAATGGCTGGAGGAACGGGCACGGCCGGGCAAACGCTGCTGAAAAACCGTCACGCCGTGCCCGTTGGCCACGGGCTTGTGGGCACGGCGGCGCAAAGTCGCCAGCCCGTACTGGTTCCGGACGTTTTCGCGGACGCCCGCTGGCAATCCAACCCCTTGCTGCCGGAAACACGCGCCGAAGCAGCCGTGCCTATCCTCATTGGGGGCCAGCTCAGCGGCATCCTCGATGTACAGCAAAACGTGCGCGATGGTCTGTCTCAAAGCGACGTGGACCTGCTGCAATTAATCGCCAGCCAGGTGGCAATCGGCTTGCAAAACGCGCATTCCTATGAGGTTGCCCGGTCACAGGCCGCGTATGAACGGCGCATCAATGCGATTGAGCGAAAAATCCAGCAAGCCCATACGATTGAAGAAGTGCTGGCTGTAGCCGCCACGGAATTGGGACAGGTTCTTAACGCGCGGCAGGCGTCCGTTCTCCTGAACGCCATGCCCGTCGCCAAAAGTCAAATAGAAGTGAGGTAGTCTTGTTAATCCTAAAAGTCCGCTATTTTGTTCTGATGATACTGGCGTTGTTTGTTCTCGGCGCCTGCAACGTTACAAACGAAACCCCGGAAGAGACGCCGACGTCTGCCGCTCCCCCGCCGGTGACCATTGGCCTGCTGCTCTCGAACCGGCAAAATCCGTTTTTTGCCGCGCTGCAACAAGGGGCGCAGGAGGCGGCCACTCGCGGTGGAGCGACATTGATTGTGGAGGATGCGCAGGATGACGCACAAAAGCAGGCGGAACAGATTGAGGCGTTGATCAGGCGCCCGGTGAGCGCGCTGCTCATCAATCCGGTGAATGGGGAAGCCCTGCAAGCGGTATTGGGGGAAGCGGCAAATGCCGGCATTCCCGTCTTCACCGTAGACAGGAGCATTGACAGCCCAAACATCGTCGCTCATATCGCCTCCGACAACGTCTCCGGCGGCGAAATGGCCGGCAGCTACCTGGCGGAAATCATCAACCAGAAAGGGCGCGTCGTCGAATTGCAAGGCATCCTCAGCACGTCCGCCGCCCAGGACCGCGGGCGCGGCTTCAACAACGTGATCACCATCTACCCCAATATCCAGCTTGTTGCCCAGGAAACCGCGAACTTTAATCGAGCCGAGGGACATGACGTATTTGCCGGCATTCTCGCCAACAACGACCAGATCGACGCCGTCTTTGCCCAAAACGACGAAATGATCCTGGGCGCAATCGACGCCGCCAAGGAAGCAGGCCGCGCCGACCGGATCGTGTTTGTCGGTTTTGACGCCATTGACGACGCCATTACCGCCCTGGAAAACGGCGAATTATCCGCCACCATCGCGCAGCAGCCCAAAGAAATGGGTCGGCTCGGTGTGGAAAGCGCCATGGAGTACCTCGGCGGTGAGGACGTCTCCTCCTTCATCGCGGTTGATCTGGCCCTCATCACACGTTAGTGGCTGTCCATGATGGCTTGTCAGTAACCGTCCGTAAAAAGTGTGAAGTTATCTTCGGACGCTACAAGTGGTCCATAGGTAGTTGCCATCAGTCACAAGAGCCGCTACCAGGTGAAAAGAGACGTATTCGCAATTCGTTTCTCGTAAGTGGCTATCCGCAATTAAGTTAGCGGAAATGTGCGGACAGCTTGTCAGTAACCGTCCGTAAAAGGTAAGGTATGAAGTTGTTTTCGGACGGTTACTAAGGCTTTTTCGGAAGTAACTATTCACGTCTCCGAGAGATTGGACCAATTTTGTAGACATCAATAAGATTCAACCAGAGCAAATTGGTCCAATCTGGGCAGATGACCTGTATAGTCACTTTCGGAATTTGAATGATCTGATTCCATACCGAAAAAGTCTCAGGCCAATCGAGAAAATCGCATCTTTCCCGGATCGATATTTTTCTGGATTGGCCTGAACCGTTCGTCTCGATTCCAGGAAACAATCATGAGATTCAATCTATCTCTAGGACAGCGCATCAGTCTCGTCTTTCTGGTCATTATTGGCCTGGTCGTGGTCACCAGCGCCCTGGGACTCTCGTTCACCTCCTCCGCGCGCTCCACGGTGAATACCACCCTGGACGGCGTGCAGCAGGTGCAGCGCGCGGCGGAACTATCCAACAACTGGTCAAACATCGTCAGTACCCTGGACAACATGCTGCTCTCCCGCCGCACGAACCTGATCGCGCAAAGCCTGGACCGGCAAACGGCCGACTTTTCTATTCGCCTCACGGAACTAAACAACCTGAAGTTTGCCGCGCAAACCCCTCTGGGTGACAGCCGCATCGCCAACATCAATTCCCTCGTCCTCCTCGGCAACCAACTCCTGCGCACCGTGCGCGAGGTGGAACTGCTGGCGCAGCAAGGGCGCTGGGCCAGAGGCCAGACCCTGCGACACACGGAACTGGCCTCGCTGCAACGCCGTCTGGAAGAAAGCCTGGACACGTTTCGCCAGAACACGCAAACCACCGTGGACGAGGCTGTCGCGGAATCCGTGCGCGTGCAGGCCGCCACGAACAACTACTGGAGCATCGCTGCCCTGCTGACGGTGGGCGCGGGTCTGGTGCTGGGTCTGGTCGTCACACGCAGCATCACCAATCCCGTGCGCACCCTCATTGAACAGACACAGCGCGTGGCGCAACGTGATTTTAGTTACGCCACGCCGCTGCCACACCGGGATGAAATTGGCGAGCTTTCCCGCGCTTTCGCGCAAATGACGGCGTGGCTGCGTGAATCATACGAAGAATTGGAGCAGCGCGTAGCCGAGCGTACCCGCGACCTGACCCTGGCCGCGGAAGTGGGGCGTTCGCTCTCGCAGGTGCGCGAACTGGACACGCTGCTGGCGGAAGCCGTAGCCCTGATTCGCGCGCGTTTTGACCTGTACTACACGCAGGTCTATTTGCTGGACCAGAATCGGCAGTCGCTCACGTTGCATGCCGGCACGGGCCTGATCGGGACGGAGTTGGTACGGCGCGGCCATCGTCTGCCGGTTGGTTCTTCGTCAATCAACGGGCAAGCCGTGTTGGAACAACGCGCCATTATCGTGGCCAATACGCGGCAAAGTTCGTTGTTTCGTCCTAACCCGCTGCTGCCAGAAACGCGCGCGGAAATGGCCGTGCCGCTGATGGTGGGCGACGAGGTCGTGGGGGTGCTAGACCTGCAAAGCAATCGGGAAAACGCGCTCACGGAGGAAAGTCTGCCGGCATTTGCCACCCTCGCCGGTCAGTTGGCCATCACCATTCAAAACGCCCGCCTCTTCTCCCAAACCAGCACCATTCGCCACCAGGCGGAAGCAGAAGCCGGGCGTCTCACTCGCGCCGGCTGGCAGCAATTCCTGAATGCCATTGAGCGCCGCGAATTCATGGGGTATCGCTATTCCGCCGAAGGCACGGAACCCTTGCTGGCCCCCATCACCACAACCGCCAGCAAAAACAGCACCACCACCCCTATCCTCCTCACCAACGAACCAATTGGCGCAATCGTCGTTGACGCAGACACCGACACAGCCTGGTCCCCGGAGCAGGAAACATTGCTGCGCACGGTGGCGGACCAGGTGGCCCAGCGCGTAGACAACCTGCGCCTGCTGGCGGAAGC
The nucleotide sequence above comes from Ardenticatenales bacterium. Encoded proteins:
- a CDS encoding VOC family protein, whose amino-acid sequence is MELGAFSISLAVKDIKASQAFYEQLGFQAVMGDASQNWLILKNGTHVIGLFQGMFEKNILTFNPGWDSNAQKLDSFTDVRELQRQLKAQGVALVSEADETTTGPAHITLLDPDGNPILIDQHV
- the gatB gene encoding Asp-tRNA(Asn)/Glu-tRNA(Gln) amidotransferase subunit GatB, which encodes MTNYELVVGLEVHAELLTESKMFCGCRVVDSVTAQPNSAVCPVCLGMPGMLPVINRRAVDFALRVALALHCTIHEHNIFARKNYFYPDLPKGYQISQYELPLATDGWLDITLESGETRRIGVRRVHMEEDTGKNTHLSDGSSLVDYNRSGVPLLEIVSEPDLRTPEEVYAYGVKLRQVLRYLGVNSGDMEKGVLRVEPNISVRPVGSTDFGTRTEVKNLNSFRALAGATAFEFARQVAALEAGESVVQETRGWDEGRRVTFSQRVKEAAEDYRYFPEPDLPALSIPPIWIEQARAALPELPDARITRYRHNFGLSAYDAHILTDERAVSDWFDAAIATGGDPRQVANWMINSLFSLMNEHKQEIDRIRVTPAGLVELISLVEAETINQNTGKEVLAEMFRGGEPAPAIVAARGLAQISDADALAPIVSQVLAQNEAQVAAYHAGKTQLRGWFVGQVMKATRGKANPTLVNKLLDERL
- a CDS encoding GAF domain-containing protein translates to MLDHIRAFMAPPRFSDSEEARTARLLNTAIWAVIIATSLTGISLTFIGVDFSAGTATSAITGGSSMMLVLLMFGLRRLLHRGHVRAASILLAATLFTIITLNTIVFGGVRNSGTSGFVLAIILSSLLLNDRTILIIFTTGSVLATFVVYYLESVGLIFVPLAPTAGLIDWLLFATIFSLVALLVQYAVRNLNDALDRANRSEQDLAESNRRLQELNLSLEERVAERTRALELSTVVSRRLSTILDEARLISAIVSEIQRAFKYYHVHIYLLDEANGRLVMASGTGEAGEQMRQAGHALPLGRGLVGRAGQTQSTVLVPNTSLSAEWLPNPLLPETKAEIAVPIALGERVLGVLDVQHNVINGLGIQDTDLLESIASQAAIALQNAGTLREAQQRAEQEATLNTIVQKIQSTTSINDALQVTVRELGHALGAPAAQVRLASAQEIGHRNGESA
- a CDS encoding GAF domain-containing protein, whose amino-acid sequence is MLDRLKEFVAPPPYEDARDQRTANLLNTLAWVTLLMALLSTIVGVVVARPTIINLFLRTLPIILCLVATLWAIRTYRLRLASFIFVYPLWIVLLLLSFIGGGIRSPTFNSLVIIIMIASFVLGGQYGIQVTILTIFVGGLMVMAEYQGWLPASQFATPPFVYWLAIAAGLITVTTLFSLFIRNFEQSMEQVHESNQKLRQIQQQQEYRIQERTRALQLAADVSRQLSTILNQPDLIGAVVHQVQIAFNYYHVHIYLLDDAQQSLIMAGGTGTAGQTLLKNRHAVPVGHGLVGTAAQSRQPVLVPDVFADARWQSNPLLPETRAEAAVPILIGGQLSGILDVQQNVRDGLSQSDVDLLQLIASQVAIGLQNAHSYEVARSQAAYERRINAIERKIQQAHTIEEVLAVAATELGQVLNARQASVLLNAMPVAKSQIEVR
- a CDS encoding substrate-binding domain-containing protein; translation: MILALFVLGACNVTNETPEETPTSAAPPPVTIGLLLSNRQNPFFAALQQGAQEAATRGGATLIVEDAQDDAQKQAEQIEALIRRPVSALLINPVNGEALQAVLGEAANAGIPVFTVDRSIDSPNIVAHIASDNVSGGEMAGSYLAEIINQKGRVVELQGILSTSAAQDRGRGFNNVITIYPNIQLVAQETANFNRAEGHDVFAGILANNDQIDAVFAQNDEMILGAIDAAKEAGRADRIVFVGFDAIDDAITALENGELSATIAQQPKEMGRLGVESAMEYLGGEDVSSFIAVDLALITR